The DNA sequence ATCTGGATTTCAGCCTGAACATTAACGGGGAAGAAAGACAGAAAGGCAATACAAGCATGATGCTTTGGAACTTCGATGAAATTATTTGCTACATCTCTCAGTTTATCACATTAAGAAAAGGTGATATTATCTTTACCGGTACGCCAAAAGGTGTTGGTGAAATCAAGGTAGGAGACAGGCTGGAAGGCTTTATCGGTGAGAGAAAAATGCTTGATTTTGAAATTAAATAAGAAACTGGAATATAGAAGCTAGATGCTAGAAACTAGAAAATAGATTATGTATTGTCTTTTCTCTAGCTTCTTCTCTCTAGATTCTAGGCTCTAGGTTCTTGACTCTAGAATCTATACAATGCTTACAATACAAAACCTATCTTTCCACTTCGGCAGTCGCACCATGTATGATGAGGCGTCACTGCATATCAAGCCCAAAAACAGGATTGGGGTTATTGGTTTTAACGGAGCCGGAAAGACTACGCTTCTAAAATTGATTTACGGTCAGCTTCAGCCTGACGGTGGCACTATCAGCAAGCCAAACGATTGTACGATTGGTTTCCTGAATCAGGATATGCTGTCTTATGAGACAGGACAGAGTATCTTGGAAGTGACCATGGAAGCATTCGGAGATATTATCACGCTTCAGGAAGATATTGATCAAATCCTGAAAGAAATGGAAACCAACTACCGTGATGAGTTGGTTGGGGAGCTGGCCAAGAAGCAGGAACGCTTTGAAGCAATGGACGGTTATACTGCCAAAGCAAAGGCGGAAGCTATTCTGGAAGGATTGGGCTTTTCGACAGCTGATCTGGAGCGACCACTCAGAAACTTCTCTGGTGGTTGGCGTATGCGTGTGATGCTGGCAAAATTGCTTTTGCAAAAGCCATCGGTCCTGATGCTTGACGAACCTACCAACCACCTTGACTTGCCGTCAATCCAGTGGTTGGAGCAATATATTTCCAATTATGAAGGAGCAGTACTGATTGTTTCTCACGATAGGGAGTTTTTGGATCGTGCTGTCAACTCAATTGTGGAAGTTGCAGGCGGTAAGCTGATCCAATACAGCGGAAATTATACCTTCTATTTGCAGGAGCGTGAGCAGCGCATGGAAGTGCAGCGAAATGCTTTCGAAAACCAGCAGCAGAAGATCAAGCAGACCGAGCAGTTTATCAACCGTTTCCGTGCCAAGTCTACCAAGGCGAGACAGGTACAGTCAAAGGTGAAGATGCTTGAGAAAATGGATATGGTGGATGCCGTCCATGAGGAAAACCCTGAGATGAACCTGCGTTTTACCTTTAAGCAGCAGTCAGGCAAGATTGTTTCGGAAATGAAAAACGTAACCAAGGCATATGGTGAAAATGTAATCTTCCGTGACTCTTCACTGCATATCGAAAGGGGAGACAAGATTGCTTTTATCGGTGCCAACGGTAAGGGTAAGTCTACAATGCTTCGTGTCATTGATGGCTCAGAACCTATACAGGAAGGGGAAACCAAGAAAGGTCACAACGTGATCACCACTTTTTATGCACAGCACCAGCTGGAGTCTCTGACATTGGACAATGAGATTCTGGATGAGCTTAAGCAGGCAGGATCGGAAAAGACAGAGCTGGAGTTGAGAACAATTTTGGGTGCATTCCTTTTCTCCGGAGAGGAAGTGAACAAAAAGATCAAGGTGCTTTCTGGTGGTGAGAAATCTAGAGTGGCATTGGCAAAAACGTTGATCTCGGAAGCCAACTTCCTGATGCTTGACGAACCTACCAACCACTTGGATATCCAGTCTGTCAATGTACTGATTCAGGCATTGCAGCAGTATGAAGGTACTTATATTGTGGTTTCTCACGACCGTCACTTTATTTCCCATATCGCCAACAAGATTTGGTATGTGGAAAATCAGGAAGTGAAGGAGTTTCCAGGTAACTATGAGGAGTTCTGTTACTTTATGGAGCAACGTGAAGCTGAACAGCAGGGAACAGACAGTACACAATCGTCCAAGCCAAAGAAGGAGAAGAAACAGCGATCAGACAGCGAGCGTAAGGAGTGGCAAAAGAAGGTGAACCAAACCAAGAAGAAGCTTGAAAAAGCCGAAGAGTTGGTCATGGAACTGGAAGAGAAGAAGGAAGCGTTGGAAGGCGAACTTGCCAACCCTGAAATTTTCAGTGATTCTAAAAAGCTGCAAGAGCTGAATGCAACTTATGAGCAGACCAAGTCAGATTTGGAGACAGCCAATGAGGACTGGGAAAACCTGATGTTGGAACTGGAAGAATTAGAAGAACAAGATAGCAATTAGTACTCAGTAAGGTACTTACCAATATTTTATGGCCCTTGGGAGATTTTATTTGATCTGCCAAGGGTTTTTATTTTGTATTTTCAGTAAAAACAATCAAACTTGAATTAATTCAAGGAAATTAACCCAACTACGAACTGTTACTTGTACGATGAACCAGATTCCAACCCCTCCAGCATTGGAAAAGCCATCTGTTTTTCAGCAATTTTTTGCATGGCTAAAACACCCCATTGACATTGCTCCATTGGTATATTTCCGCATAGTAGGTGGAGCTCTGATGACCATAGAACTTACAGGTGGGATGTTTACCAGCTATATTAAAAACCTGCTGCATCCCGGATTTCACTTTTCCTATATGCTATTTCCATGGATAAAGCCTTGGTCTGAGCCATGGATGATGTACCTGCATTTCTGTCTGAATGTAGTATTGGGGGTGATGGTAGTTTTTGGTGCTTATTATCGTATAGCCACCTTACTGCTGTGCCTGAGTGCGACCAGTATTTTCTTGATGGAAAAAGCACTTTATATAAACCATATCTACCTGTACTGCTTAATGGTTTTTCTGTTGAGCTTACTTCCGGCCAATAGGGCATTTTCTTATGACGTTAAGCGAGGTAAGGTAAAAGAAGTGTCTGAAGTTCCAGCTTGGACAGTTTATATTCTGGCTTTTCAGATTGCAGTAGTCTATTTTTTTGCAGGAATCGCCAAGCTTAATAGTGATTGGTTATATGCCCAGCCATTGAAGATTTGGTTTGCTTCCAAAGGGGATCACCCAGTGTTAGGATGGCTGTTGGTAAAAGAGTGGTATCCATATTTGGTGGCTTATGGAGGTTTGTTTTTTGACTTATTTGTAGTACCATTTATGTTATGGAAAAAGACAAGGAAAGCAACATTTTGGATAGCTTGCTTTTTTCATGCTACCAATGCCCTGACTTTCGGGATCGGAACTTTCCCTTGGTTTTCGGCTGCTGCCACTTTACTTTTCTTCCCTGCAGACTCTTTCAGGAATTGGAAGTGGCTCAACAAGCATTTGCCTGCAAAAGGAACGGCTGCTTTCCAATTTGATTCAGCTAATAGAATGGTTTACCCAATCGTTATCAGTTATCTGATCATTCAATTGGCAATGCCTTTTAGGCAGTTTTGGTATGAGGGGAATACCAGTTGGTTTGATGAGGGACATAATTTTTCATGGCATATGATGTTGCGTTCCAAATCTGGCAGGGCTTTCTTCTTCGTTAAAGATGGCGTAACTGGTAAAGAGGAAAAAGTAAGCCCAACAAAGTACCTAAATCGGAAGCAGTATGGCAGGATGATTGGCAAACCCGATATGCTGTTGGAGTTTGCACACTTTATAAGGGATGAATATGTAAAGAAGGGATGGCAAGAGGTGTCTGTATCAGCTTATTGTAAAGTCAGTCTCAATGGTAGGGATTCACAAATTATGCTCGACAGAAATGTGGTACTGACTGAGCAGGAGCGAGGCTTGCATCATTATGACTGGGTCAAGCCATTGACAATGCCGATCAAATAAAAAAGGTCTCTACTTAAAAAGTAGAGACCCGAATTTTGGATAGTTTATTTAGTAACTCATCAGTTAATTTGTAGGGAAAGTTTGAGCCTCAGCTTCAAACCTTTTTCTAATGGTTGGAGGTAAAGTATCCACCAGTACACTTCTGGCAGGATGGTGCTGATCGTAAATCAACCATTCAAATTCTTCATCTTCCAAGACCTCAGGTTCTCGGGTCTTTATTTTACAGATATAGTCTTTACCCTCTACCTCATATCTGAATTTTAGCTCGTGAGTTGTATGGTGGTTTGACTCATAAGAAATTTCAGATGATACCAGCTTACCCGTTCCCAGCTTTCCATTATGTATAATGCTTATTTTTTGAATTGCTTCCTTGAGTAACCAGAGTATAATACCGAATCCCAATAGTATCAGCATCGCAGCAAAAAGAATCGTACTCATATTGACATGTACATGTTTTTCGTTGGCAATGGTGGCAATTGAAGGATCTTTAGTGAGGTATTCTACCTCAATGGTTTGTCCTTTGCTATAGTCCCGATCTTCAAGAATAGTTTCTTTAGTATAAGTTTTCTCAGCTACCTTATATTGAAAATCATAGTGCTTTTGGTTGATAAATTCCCCTTCTTCGTTATTAAAAGATACATCTTCTACCGAGACAACTTCACCTTGACATACACTATTTTGATTGAGAAGTAATTGGAAGTGATGAGCATCAGATTCATCCCAAAGCATGGAGACTATGACAATGCCTACTATAATTGGTGCAATACCGTAGGAGTGTCTGTAGTCTTTAAAGAAGATGCCTAACATCTCCAAAAAAGTGATTTTCATATTTCTTGGTTTTTAGCTATTTCCCTTAACAAAAGGGTCTGTAAGTTATGAATATGGATCCTGACTTTTTTTGTGGAAAAAGGTATTGGATCTGTTCAAATAAATAAACGTAAATGCAATTATGCAAAGTATACATGTAATAGCTATACTAAACGTAGAAATTAATTTGAACAGCTTTGGATACCACAACCAAGAGATGGTTGTGTCAGGCATTTTTCCTTCCAGTACGTCTGTTTTGAAATCTGGGAAATTAAGGTCGCTGTTCGGTTTTGGGGATAAGTAATGATTTTGGTTTTTAATATGCTCAATATCTTTTTGAGTAGCCTGAAGTACCTTGTCCTGATGGTTTATCTTCGCCTTAAGTAGTTCCATATCGTCTTGAAACTGTATTGTCAGTTTATTCAGAGACCTAAGTTCCTGTATAATCTGTCTGTTGTAATGATTGTTTTGAGATATAGCTGTGACAAATTGTTCCCGACTGTCATTCATGATGACAGCTTGTTTGTGCAATTCAAGCAACTCATTGACGTGATCTTGCGTCTGTTGAAATTCTGAAAAGGCTTGAGGAGGAGTTTTAAGGAGTGTTTCCAAACGGGTGATTTCTTTTTCAAGCGACCGTATTTTGAACTCTTGACTTTTAATCATGTCCTGTTGTCCTGCATTCTCAGCTTCAAGTTTTGTTTTTTCATTCTTGAGTAATTCAGTAAGTAGCTCAATGTCATTACTCTTCAAAGTGCCCAAGTAAAATGCAGCCATAAGTCCTAAAACTAATGTGGATGGTTTTGCGAGACTTTTCAAATTGTTCAACAGCATTTGGTAGTGTAGATTATTCTTCATTGACAGGGTTTATGTTAAGATTTTGGTTTCTGCCATGTGTATGGCGATAGGTTAGTGTCAGTAAGCAAATTGCGCTTAGGATATGTTGGATTAGCCTTAATTCCTTCTCGTGTATGATTCATATGGAATTACTAATGAATCAATATAATGTATTAGATATTTTGCGTTCTCAGTTTTGGGTTTCCTTGTTGTTGTGCCATGTAAATAATTGATTATGACAATTTATTATTTACATCAATAATGCCAAATCCTGATAATTTTAGATAAAATCGCATTTTTGTTAAAATAATATTTTTTAATTGTGCCCAACTGCTATCAATTAGTTTTAAAAGGCATTAAGTAACTCAAAAATGAAAGCAATACTACGTAGAAACGAACATTCAAACCTTCAGACATTAGGCGAGTTCCAACTTTTTGATGGGGAAGAATTGGTTATGGAATGCAAGACACTGGAGCTTCCATGGAAAGACAATCAAAACAGTATCTCTTGTATCCCGACTGGA is a window from the Limibacter armeniacum genome containing:
- a CDS encoding HTTM domain-containing protein, coding for MNQIPTPPALEKPSVFQQFFAWLKHPIDIAPLVYFRIVGGALMTIELTGGMFTSYIKNLLHPGFHFSYMLFPWIKPWSEPWMMYLHFCLNVVLGVMVVFGAYYRIATLLLCLSATSIFLMEKALYINHIYLYCLMVFLLSLLPANRAFSYDVKRGKVKEVSEVPAWTVYILAFQIAVVYFFAGIAKLNSDWLYAQPLKIWFASKGDHPVLGWLLVKEWYPYLVAYGGLFFDLFVVPFMLWKKTRKATFWIACFFHATNALTFGIGTFPWFSAAATLLFFPADSFRNWKWLNKHLPAKGTAAFQFDSANRMVYPIVISYLIIQLAMPFRQFWYEGNTSWFDEGHNFSWHMMLRSKSGRAFFFVKDGVTGKEEKVSPTKYLNRKQYGRMIGKPDMLLEFAHFIRDEYVKKGWQEVSVSAYCKVSLNGRDSQIMLDRNVVLTEQERGLHHYDWVKPLTMPIK
- a CDS encoding ABC-F family ATP-binding cassette domain-containing protein, producing MLTIQNLSFHFGSRTMYDEASLHIKPKNRIGVIGFNGAGKTTLLKLIYGQLQPDGGTISKPNDCTIGFLNQDMLSYETGQSILEVTMEAFGDIITLQEDIDQILKEMETNYRDELVGELAKKQERFEAMDGYTAKAKAEAILEGLGFSTADLERPLRNFSGGWRMRVMLAKLLLQKPSVLMLDEPTNHLDLPSIQWLEQYISNYEGAVLIVSHDREFLDRAVNSIVEVAGGKLIQYSGNYTFYLQEREQRMEVQRNAFENQQQKIKQTEQFINRFRAKSTKARQVQSKVKMLEKMDMVDAVHEENPEMNLRFTFKQQSGKIVSEMKNVTKAYGENVIFRDSSLHIERGDKIAFIGANGKGKSTMLRVIDGSEPIQEGETKKGHNVITTFYAQHQLESLTLDNEILDELKQAGSEKTELELRTILGAFLFSGEEVNKKIKVLSGGEKSRVALAKTLISEANFLMLDEPTNHLDIQSVNVLIQALQQYEGTYIVVSHDRHFISHIANKIWYVENQEVKEFPGNYEEFCYFMEQREAEQQGTDSTQSSKPKKEKKQRSDSERKEWQKKVNQTKKKLEKAEELVMELEEKKEALEGELANPEIFSDSKKLQELNATYEQTKSDLETANEDWENLMLELEELEEQDSN
- a CDS encoding DUF3592 domain-containing protein, which codes for MKITFLEMLGIFFKDYRHSYGIAPIIVGIVIVSMLWDESDAHHFQLLLNQNSVCQGEVVSVEDVSFNNEEGEFINQKHYDFQYKVAEKTYTKETILEDRDYSKGQTIEVEYLTKDPSIATIANEKHVHVNMSTILFAAMLILLGFGIILWLLKEAIQKISIIHNGKLGTGKLVSSEISYESNHHTTHELKFRYEVEGKDYICKIKTREPEVLEDEEFEWLIYDQHHPARSVLVDTLPPTIRKRFEAEAQTFPTN
- a CDS encoding coiled-coil domain-containing protein; translated protein: MKNNLHYQMLLNNLKSLAKPSTLVLGLMAAFYLGTLKSNDIELLTELLKNEKTKLEAENAGQQDMIKSQEFKIRSLEKEITRLETLLKTPPQAFSEFQQTQDHVNELLELHKQAVIMNDSREQFVTAISQNNHYNRQIIQELRSLNKLTIQFQDDMELLKAKINHQDKVLQATQKDIEHIKNQNHYLSPKPNSDLNFPDFKTDVLEGKMPDTTISWLWYPKLFKLISTFSIAITCILCIIAFTFIYLNRSNTFFHKKSQDPYS